A region of Lacinutrix sp. Hel_I_90 DNA encodes the following proteins:
- a CDS encoding aryl-sulfate sulfotransferase: MKNITLLLILLTSLFSTAQNTVGTIRNDSGSFNAYTLLSPINSTETYLINNCGQVVHQWTSTYTPGASVYLLENGNLLRTGKIANNNFQFGGVGGKIELFDWDNNLLWEYTHSANDFTQHHDIYPLPNGNIIMIVATKMNEAEALQAGRDPANLTQGEVFNEQILEIQPVGTNQVNIVWEWNIKDHLVQDYDATKDNFGVVADAPGRLDFNYINITNATANWLHVNSIQYNVALDQLVLSSRIMSEIYVIDHSTTTAQAATNTGGTYGKGGDFLYRWGNNAAYDKGTPATQTLFGQHYPHWIADGLTDAGKLMIFNNGGDRAYSSIDIIDPIETTPGHYVYDPVNGYAPTTAEWIYTTPTNTDFYTAILSSGQRLPNGNTLICDGDSGYFFEIDSNENIVWEYVNPDATNTIINQGDAPSFNLVFRAIKFAPDYPAFSGRTLTPGDPIETNPDLSNCTVLSVKENELPEVSIQLYPNPVVDILTVVYEKEINKIEIYTLFGQLIQVIENSNVVDLKSYASGLYLVKIHANEGTLTKKIIKE; encoded by the coding sequence ATGAAAAACATTACTTTATTACTCATTTTATTAACCAGTTTATTTAGCACCGCTCAAAACACAGTCGGAACCATAAGAAATGATTCGGGTTCTTTTAATGCTTACACTTTGTTATCACCAATAAACTCAACAGAAACTTACTTGATAAATAACTGTGGTCAAGTCGTTCACCAATGGACAAGTACATACACACCAGGAGCTTCTGTGTATTTATTAGAAAATGGTAATCTACTAAGAACCGGAAAAATTGCTAATAATAATTTTCAGTTTGGTGGTGTTGGAGGCAAAATAGAATTATTTGATTGGGATAATAACTTGCTTTGGGAATACACTCACTCTGCTAATGATTTTACACAACATCATGACATATACCCCTTACCCAACGGTAACATAATCATGATTGTTGCTACCAAAATGAACGAGGCAGAGGCATTACAGGCAGGTAGAGATCCTGCGAACTTAACACAAGGTGAGGTTTTTAATGAACAAATTCTAGAAATTCAACCTGTTGGCACGAATCAAGTAAACATCGTATGGGAGTGGAACATTAAAGATCATTTAGTGCAGGATTATGATGCTACAAAAGACAATTTTGGTGTTGTAGCAGATGCTCCTGGGCGTTTAGACTTCAATTACATAAATATTACTAATGCAACTGCCAACTGGCTACATGTCAATTCAATACAATACAACGTCGCCTTAGATCAATTAGTTTTAAGTTCAAGAATTATGAGTGAGATCTATGTTATTGATCACTCTACAACTACAGCACAGGCAGCGACTAATACAGGTGGAACCTATGGAAAAGGTGGCGATTTTTTATACCGTTGGGGAAATAATGCCGCTTACGATAAAGGAACTCCCGCTACACAGACTTTATTTGGGCAACATTATCCACATTGGATAGCTGACGGACTAACAGACGCTGGAAAACTCATGATTTTCAATAATGGAGGAGATCGTGCTTATTCGTCGATTGATATAATTGACCCCATTGAAACAACTCCTGGTCATTACGTTTATGATCCCGTTAATGGTTACGCGCCAACAACAGCAGAATGGATATATACAACGCCAACAAACACAGATTTCTATACAGCTATTTTATCAAGCGGCCAGCGCTTGCCAAATGGTAACACCTTAATTTGTGATGGCGACTCCGGCTATTTTTTTGAAATAGATTCAAATGAAAATATTGTTTGGGAATATGTTAACCCCGATGCAACGAATACTATTATTAATCAAGGGGATGCCCCTTCTTTTAATCTTGTATTTAGGGCTATAAAATTTGCACCAGATTACCCTGCTTTTAGTGGAAGAACTCTAACTCCCGGAGACCCCATAGAAACAAACCCAGATTTAAGTAATTGTACTGTTTTAAGTGTCAAAGAAAATGAGTTACCAGAAGTGAGTATTCAATTATACCCAAATCCTGTGGTAGATATATTAACTGTTGTCTATGAAAAAGAGATTAATAAAATTGAAATTTATACGCTATTTGGTCAGCTCATTCAAGTGATTGAGAACTCAAATGTTGTTGACTTAAAATCATATGCATCAGGATTGTATTTAGTAAAAATTCATGCTAACGAAGGTACTTTAACCAAGAAAATTATAAAAGAGTAG